AGAGTGGCAAATGGACAGGACCGGAATTGTACTGCGACTTACCCATAGTGCTAGGTATGAAAGTGCACTCTTTGTCAAGTGCACAGGTTGACAATAGCGACCTTACAAGGGCAATTCAGACACGTACCTTTACAAGACTGGTTTATCAAAACAAGTTCTTCAAATCAAGACTTGGTATTCTGGCATATGCGGCACATGAGCTGATCGGAAGGCACCGAACTGTTTCTGAAGTCGAATCGAAGGTTGTTGGTCCGGCGAACCTATTGCACTTTCGCATCGAGGGTACAATTGAGGGTGTAACTCTAATTTGGGGTGCGGAAAATCTTACCGCTCAGCACTATGAATATCTTCCCGGGTACATGATGATCCGAAAGGAAGAGTACTTCGGGCTAAAATGGACTCTTAAGTTGTGAGAATACGTCTGGCAGTACTAAGTGCATTGATACTGCTTTCAGATGCACACTCCAGCGAAGTTTCGTTCACTTTGCCTGAAGTTACGGTCGTCGGCCTTCACATGAGTTCAATTAGCAGGTATTCTCGAGAAGATGTCAAACGTAGTGGCGCAAATTCGGCGGCCGAGTTTCTGAGTCGCGTTTCAGGACTTTCGATACGAGATGACGGCGCATCCGGTGGAAAGAAGTTTGTTAGGTTGATGGGCGCGAATGTAAACCAAGTGCTTGTCCTGGTTGACGGAATTAGAATCGCAGAGGTGGGGAGCGGGGAATCTAATTTGAGCAGGATCGCTGCGGACGAGATTGAGTCAATTGAAATTGGTTTTGGCAGCCACTCAGAATACGGTGGCGAGGCGATTGGAGGTGTAGTCTCGATCCGCACGTCCATTCGAGCAAAGAGTGACATGCGAATTGGAGTACGGACCAACGACAAAAGTACATTGTTCGAATCTCATAGATCACTATCGCACGGGAGTCTGCGCGCGTGTGTTTCCATAAGCCACGAAAAAGGCAGCGGCGCCTATAGGTATCGAATCACGGAGCAAGACGGGAATGGTTCGCACACTTTGAATCTCGGAGAAACGCGTCGCCGTGAGAATAACGACATTAACAAGTTTACCGTTCGTACAACTGTCATCCGTGAGTTGCAGCATGGTGAACTGCGTGGCGTGGCTGGCTTCGAAAAGTCCGAGTATGGACTTCCAGGCTACTTGGTACCGAGGGCAACACTTCTCGCTCGGCAAGAGGAAGAGTGGCGCGAATGGCAGTTGTCATGGATGCACAGTCTTAAGCGCAAGTTTTTCAGCGCTGCCATTGCCGCACAAAGTCACAACCGTGTATTCAATGACCCTGACCCGCTAAGTTATATTCACTTTTCTCACGAGAAATCTGACAGGTTGACGGGATCCTCTAGTTTTCAAACAAAGATTCTGGGAGGACATCTCAGCAACTCTCTGAGAATCGAGCATGAGCGTTTGTCAAGTGAAGTACTCAGCAATTCTTCCGCTCGCAGAAATAAGTGGCAAGTGGGCGCAACATTGAGCCGTACATTTGTACTCTCAGCTCGAAGTGGTCAGCTCTTGCATGCTTCAAGTGGTACAAGTATCGAAAGATATGGTGACCAGGCAATTCAAGTACTCCCAAACGCGGAGCTATGGCACTCGATTGGCGACAAAAACTCGATTAGAGTGGGAGCAAGACTCTCACGAGCATATCTGTCACCCAGTTTTTACTCACTGTTCTGGAACGATGAGTTGCTTGCGCAGGGCAATCCGGACTTGAGTCCTGAAGAATCTGAAATGACGCAGCTATTCCTGCGTGCGAAAACCGGCAATCCCCTGGAGTCGAACGTGGAAGTAACAGCCAGTCACAATAACGTGACGAATCTCATCTACTGGAGCCAGAGTTTTGATGGACGCTGGAAGCCCCAGAATTTGCGAAGAGCAGTTGTTAGACAAATTGGAGTAAGCTACAATCAGGTGCTGGTACCTTCACTGCTTACTGGTTCAGCAAGAATGGAATGGTTAGACGCACGTGACAGAAGCGGCGAACGAGTCTCAGAGGGCAAATACCTGATCTACAGGCCGTTAAGAAGCGGTGGCGTTTCTCTGAATGCCACACTCTTTGGGTATAAGTGCTTTGTCCATTATCAATCAGTCGGCAGACAGGCAGTATTGGCAACAAACTCCAAGTGGCTACAGGGGTACGAACTAGTTGATGCAGGAGTTTTCAAGGAAATTGCTTTAAATGGCAAAGTCCTTGAAGTTGGAATCTCCTTTGACAATTTGACGAATACTGATTACAGGACAGTCCGGTTTGCGCCGATGCCCTTGCGGGAAATCTCAATTTCAATATCATACAGCGCGGGAGGGAAAGTTGACTAGTCTCTTAGTTGCATTGGTCTTTATCGCAAATGTTTCGCTGGCAGCAAGAATATACGTCGTGAATTCATTGGATGAAAGCCTTGGTTGGGCAGATACTGAGACAGGTGAATCTCATCCTCAAGCGGCAACGCTCGGTAACCTTGCCAACCATTTAGATGTTGATGGCAACCGCATATTCGTCGTAAACTCTGGCCTTGGCACGCTTCAGATTATTGATAGATTGACTCTGCAAACCATCGATGAGTTCGCGGTGAATGGTGCGGTAAATCCGTATGCTGCGGCAGTATTGGATGAGCAAAGAGTGGCAGTGACAGGGCTCCTCAGCGGTACGCTTTCTGTACTGTACATTGATTCCGGTATTGCCGATACGGTGTTCGTCACCGGCATCAGCCCACAAGCAGTCCACAGATTTGGTGACCAGATTTATGTACTGAACACCGGCGTGGATTTTCCCGAATACCATCAAGGAACTTTGAAGAGATACGATTTGGAAACTTACGAACTCGTGGATTCCATTTCTGTTGGAATTAACCCGCAGGACATGTTGGTCGTTGATGACGAAATCCACGTCTTATGCACCGGCAATTACCTCGACACTTTTGGGACAGTTGAAATCCGAGGAATGGAAACCCTTGAATTAGACACAGTACTGCATGTTGGGGGATCACCAGGCGCGTTCAGCAGTGACGGTTCGACAGTGTACATTGCCGCAGGCGGTTGGGCGGGTTCAGGACGCATATTTCGTTATGATGTGGGATCGAGAACTATTTTGAATGACGATAGCAATCCAATTTCTTGCGGAACAGGCGCTTCAGATATCATTTCTTTACCGGACGGCGGATTTGCAGTTTCCTGCTTTGTCAGCGCAACTGTTGAGCACCGTACTTCATCTGGGGAACTGCAACGTGAGTTTCTGATGTCCGCCGGTACTGGTGCAATTGACATGTTCGAATTACCGAGTTACTCTGAACCAGTAGAAGTCGTTCCAAACTCCCGGGCAATTGTCAAGGCGTACCCGAATCCGTTCAATTCTGTCTTAATTCTTGAAATTTCAGGTGTTAACACAGCCTCCGCCGTGGATATCGTTGACATTTCCGGGCGCTCAGTTGCTTCACTGCCAGTGGAATCTGGCCAAGACCGGGTATTCTGGAAACCTTCTAACGCTTCCAGTTACCATGTTGCTTCCGGCTGTTACTTTGCACGGCTGCGGTCACCAGAACAAGGTAGACCAGTTAAGCTCTTATATATAAAATAAACAATATGTTAAAAATCGACGAAGTTGTCCGTCCGTGTTGCATTTCTGCAGGAAAAGTCGTATCTTCAACGATTACCTATGTTAGACAGGGAAACCCTTACTTAGATGATATCGCGCAAGAAACGAATCCTGTCGGGAATGCGACCGACTGGCCGACTGCATCTCGGTAATTATGTTGGCGCACTTGAAAACTGGGTACGATTGCAGGAAGATTACGAGAATTATCACCTTGTTGCGGACTGGCATACACTGACGACCGACTACGAACACACTCGTCAGATTCCACAAAATGTTCACGAGATGGTGACGGATTGGTTAGCAGCTGGCATTGACCCCGAGAAGAGCCCGATTTTTGTACAGTCTCAGGTGAAAGCGCACGCTGAACTATACCTGCTGTTGAACATGATTATCGCAAAAGGGCGGCTCGAACGAAATCCGACCTTGAAGGATCAAGTACGAGACTTGGAACTCGAAGACTCGGTTACTGCCGGCCACTTGACTTATCCCGTGCTGCAGGCCGCGGATATCATGATGTACAAGGGCGAGGTTGTGCCGGTAGGCGAAGATCAGCTTCCTCACATCGAAGTGACACGCGAACTGGCAAGACGATTCAACAATCTTTACTCACCAAATCATCCCATTTTTCCTGAACCAGAGGGGCTCCTAACGAGTTTCCCGCGTTTGCAGGGGCTGGACGGAAGAAGAATGTCAAAGTCGCTTGGCAATACGATTCTTCTTGCAGACTCACCGGAAGAGATTTCGGCAAAGTTGCGGAAAGCGGTCACCGATCCACAGAAGGTGAGGAAAAACGATCCGGGCAGGCCGGACTTGTGTCTGGTGTTTGGATATCATCAGAAGTTTAATGAATCCGAAACCGCTGAGATTCGATCCGGTTGTGAATCCGGCGCGCTTGGCTGCGTAGAGTGCAAGAAACGATGTGCTGATAGGATTATCTCGCACCTTGCGCCAATTCACGATCGGCGAAAGAATCTTGAGAAATCCCCTGATTATGTCAATGAAGTGCTTCAGTTTGGGAAAGAGCGTGCATGCGAAATCGCTGACATGACAATGTCCGAAGTACACGCAGCAATGGGATTCGGAGCGTGAGTACGTGGCAGGTGAGATTGCCCCGATTTGAAGGTCCGCTCGACCTCTTGTTGTTCCTTGTTACCCGCAAAGAGTACGACATACTTGACCTGCCGATGGCTGAAATCACTGAGTCGTACTTAGAAGCGCTTGACTCTATTGGTGTGGACAATCTTGAGGACGCAGGCGACTACCTGCTTATGGCTGCGACATTGTTGTCGATAAAAGTTCGGATGCTTTTGCCGCAGTCCCCAATGCACGACGAACTTGACATGGAAGATCCTCGCAGGGAGTTGGTGAATAGACTGCAAGTATACGCTCGAATTAAGGAAGCGGCCGAGGATCTTGGAAGATTTGAATCTGAAATGTACGATCGGCGCGCATTGGCACGAGAAGCGGTACCTGATGAGGCAAGGCCTGAAGGCTTGGAGTTGCTAATGCCTGTATCGATCTACGATTTGGCTCGCACGATGGAGGAGATTCTGGCACGAGGCGATTCAAAGGTATTCCATGAAGTGAAGTTACTAAGAGTGTCGGTCGAAGAGCGTATTGCGTGGGTAGTGAACTCTCTCAAGCACATGGACAGATTCGGACTCTTGGAGAAACTAAGAAGCGTTCCGGATCGAATCGTCTGGGTCGCGACTTTTCTTGCTTTGCTTGAACTCACACGTCAAGGCAGGATTAACATTGAACAGAATGCACCATTTCAGGAAATTTACATTTCACGTCCGGACACTTCGGACGCTCAAGCTGCCTAAAAATGACCATTCAAGAAGAGTCACTTGCCCCAGATGACAAACAAAAAGCACCTGATGGCTCGGTGAATGAGTTTGAAATCGATGAGTCTGCCGACGATTTTGACGGCGCAGAAGCTCGATTTGAACGAAGGAAGTCACAGCTGGAAGCTTTGCTGCTGGCAAGCACTGAACCAATTACCGAGGCCTCGTTTTCCAACGCGGCCGGGAAGCGGGCTGGGGCGAGACTTAAGGAACTTGTTCAAGCCTTAAATCAGGACTACCTGTTACAACAGCGCGCATTTGAAATTCTGCCTGTGGCAGGCGGTTACATGCTTTTTACTCGTCCCGAGCACGGTGACTTGATAAGGCGTTATCTGGCGGAGAAGGCAAGAACTCGTCTTTCAAGAGCTGCACTCGAGTCCTTGGCTGTCATTGCCTTCAAGGGTCCGGTAACTCGAATTGAGATTGATGAGATCAGAGGAGTTGACTCCGGTGGCGTGCTTCGAAACCTGCTCGACAGGCGCCTGATCAAAGTCAAAGGCAGAGCGGAGATTGTTGGACGTCCTTTGCTGTACGAGACTACGGACGAGTTTCTGAAGTACTTTGGAATAACAAGTATCTCGGATCTGCCACGCCACGCAGAACTCACCAGAGAACTTGGAGAGCTGAGATCGGCTGAAAATCATCAGGAAGGACTGCCTCTCTCTGAACATGAAGCGGAGGCAATTGACCCGGCACATGAGGTTGGAAAGGCCGGTAATGGACATCGTGATTTGGCGCCACAAAACCTTTCTGATAGTTCTGAAGAATAATGAACATTCGGAATAGTCGCATATTGGTGTTGGGCGGTTGGGGTTTGGTTGGAAGCGCAGTGTGCAAGAAGCTGCTTGAGTATGAGCCTTCTTTTTTGGCTGTGACATCGTTGCGAAAAGCTGAAGTTGAAGAATCCATACTCGAACTTGATCCGTATCGCCGCAATTGTGAGATTGTCGTAGATTGGGGCGACATTTTCGTCACCAGTGACTTGAAAGATATGTCCCGTGTCGAGATTCTGAATGACCCCTTAACACGCCGCAGATTCATTGACGGAATCTTTGAAAAGCCGACAGATGAAAGGTTGAAGTCGTTTTTTCTACACTCAGTAATAACGAAGCATCGACCCGACATCATAGTTGATTGCGTAAACTCGGCTACAGGCCTTGCGTATCAAGATACCTACACGGCATACTACGAAGTACGAGACCTGATGGATGCGCTGGACCAAGGACACACTTTTAATGATATCAGAGACCGCGTTGAGCGACTTGCAAGCACGATCAGCGTGCCGCAGTTGATTCGACATTTACAAGTTCTTAATCATGCTTGCAGATTAGGCAAGGTCAGAATGTACGTGAAAATCGGAACCACAGGAACCGGTGGAATGGGCCTGAACATTCCGTATACGCATTCCGAAGATAAGCCATCGGGTCAGCTGCTAAGTAAGTCATCGCTTGCCGGTGCTCATAGTTTACTTCTCTTCTTGATGGGACGCACGCCAGGATCACCTCACGTGAAGGAAATTAAACCTGCAGCCGTCATCGCTTGGAAGAAAATTGGTTACGGAGAGATCAGGAGAGCAGGGAAGCCTCTTCCATTGTTTGATTGTGATCCATCCGCGTCTGTTCCACTTGGTTCGGTGTTCCGTCGAGTTGAGTCAGCCTGTGGAGAAAGTAAAGGACGAAATCTCGAAGCCGTCTACATAGACACAGGTGAAAACGGGATTTTTTCCACGGAAGAGTTCTTTACCATTACTGCAGCTGACCAAATGGAGTTTGTCACTCCCGAAGAAATTGCCAACTCTGTTGTTGCCGAAATTGAAGGCGGTAACAGCGGATTTGACGTCGTCGGTGCGCTGGATTCAGTTGTAATGGGACCAACTTATCGAGCCGGAATCCTGCGTCAGCACGCGCTAAATGAAATGGTGCGTTTGGAACGTGAATGTGGCGAGCGCAGCATCGCTTTCGAGATGCTTGGACCGCCTCATTTGTCAAAGCTGCTTTATGAAGCGTTTCTGATTTGGCTGGCCTTCCCACGGGTACTCGACTTTACAAAACTTACTGTGGAAGAATGTTCGAAATCATTGGAAAATGTAATTCGCGCAAAGGAATCGCTGCGATCCACGATCATTTCAATAGGTATCCCGATACTTTTACCTGACGGGAAGAGAATACTTCGCGGCCCTGAAGTCAAGATTCCCTCGTATGCCGGTTCGAACGAATTTGCTGTGACGGACGAGAACCTGAATGAATGGGCGAAGAAGGGGTGGATTGATCTACGACCTTCAAACATGCGCTTATGGCAGGAACGAATCGAGACGCACTTGAAGTTTGACGACGTGCTTCGACGCGAAGATAACTCATCCGGCTATCCATGGTCAACTCGATTTGAGGGTGAAGATGACAGACATTTTGTCGGTAAGATCGTCACTCGGATCTTTATTGATGAAGAAAATGGCGGCCGTATCAAAGCATGAATTCAGAGAGAACCAGACTCATTATCGCGATTGACGGTCCGGCAAGCAGCGGAAAGTCAACTACAGCAAAGCGTGTCGCCGAGAAACTCGGTCTTATGTATCTTGATACTGGAGCGATGTACCGTGCTGTTGCACTCAAGATTTATCAAAGTGGTACTGAGCTAACTGACAGAACAGCTTTGACCAAACTGCTTTCAAGTACGACAGTTACTCAGAAATTTGAAAGCGGTGAAGTACGATTCCTTCTCGATGGCAAGGACGTAACAGAAGAGATACGCACACCTGAAATCTCGTTGTGGGTCGGACCTGTGTCGGAACATTCCTTGGTACGGGAGCATCTTGTCGGATGGCAAAGGGAAATCGGCAAATCAGGGGGATTGGTGGCTGACGGGCGAGACATTGGAACCGTAGTATTCCCCAATGCAGATATCAAGATTTTTTTGGTTGCAGACTCCCATGTCCGGGCTGTACGAAGACAGAAGGAACTAGCGGCTCGCGGGATTGTACAAAACGTCGAAGAAGTCGAAGAAGCTTTGATCAAGCGAGATCATCGTGATTCCACAAGAGAACACAGTCCGCTAAGCATGGCGCCTGATGCGGTAGAAATCGACACAACGCATTTGACAATTGGCGACCAGGTAGAACGAGTTCTGTCACTGGTTAAGAAGCTTCAGGACTCGATCTCGAAATAGGGAAAGTGCGCATTTTTTATGCTACAGTGGCGCGTATCGCACGGACGCTTTTCTGGGTCCTTTACGGTGTGCGTGTTACCGGCCTGGAAAGGCTACCAAAGTCCGGACCCGTGCTAATTTGCTCAAACCATCGGTCAAATCTTGATCCGCCACTACTTGGTTCTCATTTAGATCGTGAAGTCAGCTACTTTGCAAAGGCAGAGTTGTTTAAAAACCTGTTCTTTGGGCCATTTCTGCGCAAGTTGAACGCATTCCCCGTTAAGCGCGGACAGATGGACAAATCGGCGATGTCAACCTGTATAAAGATACTGAAGTCCGGTGGTGCACTGGTATTCTTTCCAGAAGGCACACGCGCACCAGACGCCGGATTCCTCACGCCAAAATTCGGAGTCGGTTGGGTCCTGTGCAAGACGAAGGCACAGGTAGTTCCGGTTTATCTTCATGGTACAGGAAACGCCAAGGCATTCACCAAAAAGCGTCCTAGCCTTGAAATTGTAATCGGGGAACCAGTTGATGCGAATCAAATTATTAGTGACTCTCCCGACTCCCGTGAGGGATACCAACAAGTAGCAGAGAGAATCATGGAAATCATTCGCGGGCTTTCACTTCGAACGACACTTTGTGCTATCAAAGAACCGCATGAGGTGTTCCCGCGAAGCGCAATTGAAGATGAGCGATTAAGATGACTCGAGACTTCGAGCATTAATATTAAACCAACCCCGTTTCCCGGCGGGCATAAAAAATCGGGTGTAATGAGCATGGAAGAATTAACACATTCGTCTTCTGAGGAAACGAAGACAACAGCTTGGGTTGACGAGGTCTTTTTCAAGGGCCGCAAAGTTAAGCGCAGCGAGCTTCCGGAAGAGAAGCAGAGAATGACTCAGGAGGCGCAGGACCTCGCCAACTTGTATAGCAAGCTGGTTATGGAGTTCCGCGAAGGAGAGATTGTCCAGGGCAAGATCGTGTCCATAAGTGACAAGGAAATCTCAATTGATATCGGATTCAAATCAGAGGGAACTGTTGCTCGGGACGAATTCGCAAACCTCGCAGATGTAAAGATTGGTGACGATGTCGAGGTATTTCTTGATAGGGTAGAGGATCATTCTGGTCAGCTTGCCCTTTCGAAGCGCAAGGCGGACTTCATGAAGACCTGGGAGCGTATCCAGTCAATTCATGAAAAGCAGGATGTCACAACGGGTAACATTCAGCGCAGGATTAAGGGTGGCTTTGTCGTAAACGTCATGGGTGTAGAGGCCTTCTTGCCGGGATCACAGATTGATGTTCATCCTGTGCGTGATTTCGATGCGCTGGTTGGCCGTGACATGGATTTTCGTATCGTAAAGTTAAACGACGCTCGCAAGAACATAGTCGTATCACGCAAAGTTATCATTGAGGAAGGGCTCAAGGGAGTTCGCGAAAAGATACTTTCCGAGCTGCAGGTTGGTGACGTCATGGAAGGCACAGCGAAGAACATTACGGACTTCGGCGTCTTTGTTGATCTTGGCGGGGTAGACGGCCTGCTTCATATCACAGATCTTTCTTGGGGCAGAGTGAGTCACCCATCAGAAGTCGTGCAACTCGATCAGAAACTGACTGTGAAAGTACTTGACTATGATCGTGAGCGGCAGCGTATTTCAGTCGGTCTGAAACAGCTTCAGGCTCATCCATGGGATGGCGTGGACGATCGCTACCCGGTCGGAGCAAAGGTCCTTGGAAAGGTTGTCTCAATTGCCAGGTACGGCGCTTTTGTAGAACTTGAAAAGGGACTTGAGGGGCTCGTACACATATCGGAGATGAGTTGGACTCAGCATGTCAAACACCCATCTGCGATGCTTTCCGTCGGCGACGAGATTGAAGTCGTTATATTGAATATTGACAAGGAAGGCCGCAAGATTTCACTTGGCATGAAGCAAGTGGATGCGGATCCCTGGGAGAATCTCGAGCAGAAGTATGCGCCCGGTTCGCGTCACACCGGCAAGGTGCGAGATCTAGTACCGTTTGGTGCGTTTGTTGAATTGGAGGATGGGATTGACGGCTTGGTTCACATCTCAGACCTTTCATGGACCAAGCGTGTAAGACACCCCGGCGAAATTCTGCAGAAAGGTGAAGAGGTCGAGATTGTCGTCTTAGGATTTGACCGCAATGAAAGGCGAATCGCACTTGGCCTGAAACAGGCGCAGTCGAATCCTTGGGACGAGTTTGAATCTCTTTATTCTGTGGGATCACAAACTGCTGGCAAAGTAATTAGGGTCATGGACAAGGGCGTCATTGTGGAACTACCACGGGAAGTCGAGGGCTTTGTTCCGGCAAGCCAGCTTAAGCGACTTACCAAGGGTTCAAAGCAAACTGTAAGCGTTGGAGACGAGATTTCTTTGGAAGTCATTGAGTTCGACAGAGAAAACAAGAAGATTATTCTAGCAGCCCAATCACCGGACGGCGTAGAAAACGATGAGGAGATTGACTCAGAGACACGCGACCAGTACATAGTTGGAAGTGATAGCCCGCCCGCTGGATCAGAGCCGACGGAGACCCAATGAACGATTTTGCTCCTGTTGAAGGGCGCAGAGTGAAACTGACAACACTTGGCTGCAAGCTGAACCAGTATGATACTGAGATGATATTGTCTCAGCTGCGTGCAGAAGGTTATCAAGAGACTGTGCGTGCTCAGGAAGCAGAACTGATTGTCATAAATACCTGTGCGGTGACAGAAACGGCAGAGAGAAAGGGCCGCGCGGCAATCCGCGCGGCCTTTCGCTCAAACCCGAGAGCGAAGATAGTTGCGACAGGTTGTCAGGCGGAAAAATCTCCTCAGGCGTTGCTGACTCAAGGCGCTTCCATGGTGATAGGCAATCGTGAAAAGGAACGATTCTCGTCACTGATCGTTGGCACAGAGTCTGTCGTTGCTGGTGGAATTCGCGATGGAGTAGACTGGCGGGATGGTACCATTGTCTCTGGATTGCGGGGAAGAGTTCGCGCTTTCTTGAAAGTTCAAGACGGCTGCTCGCAGTATTGCACATATTGCATCGTTCCAAAATTGCGGGGATCTGGAAGAAGTTTGCCAGTTCGCGCTGCGGTCCGGCGAGCGGCCGAACTGGTAGACCAGGGTTTTCAGGAAATCGTGCTGACGGGCGTTGCACTTGGTACTTACGGATTCGATTTCGGCCAAGAGGACGCTCTTTGTGGCCTCTTGCTCGAGTTATCAAAAGTACGGGGATTAGAAAGGCTTCGATTAAGCAGTGTGGAGCCTTGGGCGGTGAGTAATCGATTCCTCGAAATTGTTGGTTTTTCGGAAGTGATATGCCCTCATCTTCATTTGCCTTTTCAAAGTGGATCAAACGAAATCCTTCGCCGCATGAATAGACGCTATAGTGTCGATGACATTCGAAAATCGTTGGATTTCGCGTTTAGCTTAAGAGAGGACTGGGGAATTGGCGCCGACATAATCGTTGGTTTTCCAGGCGAGACATCCAGCCACTTCAACGAAACCCTATCTTTAGTAAAGGATACACGCATCGCATATTTGCATGTGTTTCCATTCAGTTCTCGACCGGGTACCCCTGCAACGAAGCTTGGTGCACCAGTGTCGTCAGATGAGATCATGGAACGTGCGAACGTACTAAGAGAACTTTCAAGGACATCGCGTACTGAATTTCACAATAGATTAGTTGGTACAGAAGTGGAAGTAATTCCCGAAAATCGTGGGAGTCAGAACTACGTTTTCGGGCATGCGCGGAACTATGCGGATGTTGCATTGCCAAGAGGCCTCGCCGAGACAGGCAAAATCGCAAGATTCATCGTAGAACGCGCGGACTCAGAGTTTGTGTATTGCAGGAAACACCCAAAGAACTATGAAGCTGCCTAATGTAAACCGGGATCGGATGGTCGATCTCTTCTGTAAATTGGTATCGATTGACAGTCCGTCGAAGCAGGAAGCCAAGGTCGCGGACTTCATTGAAGACTACTTATCGCCGCTTGGACTCAAGATGTGGCGGGACGACGCTGGAATAAAGATTGGCGGGAATTGCGGTAATCTGCATGTGAGGGTACCGGCACGGGGCTCAAAGGCTCCTGCCGTCCTTTTCTCATCGCATATGGACACAGTAATGCCTGGCCTCGGCATCAAGCCGAGAATAGATGGAGACTTCATTAGGTCGGACGGGACAACAGTCCTCGGGGCTGACGACAAAGCGGGAGTCACGGCGATCCTGGAAATGCTAAAGTGTGTGCATGAAAGTGACATGCCGCACGGCCCGATTGAGGTAATTTTCGATGTTGCCGAGGAGATTGGCCTGATGGGTGCGTTTGAAGTGGACCTCGCCCAAGTGCAGGCCAAATACGCGATTGTCCTTGACGGTGAGGACATGGATCAGATAATCTACAAATCTCCAAGTGCGAATCGAATGCTTTACGAGATTGAAGGAATTGCGGCACATGCGGGAATGTGTCCTGAACGCGGCATATCGGCAATTGAGGTGTTTGCCGAGGCAGTGTCTAATATGAAGCTTGGCAGATTGGATGACGAAACCACGGCGAATATCGGAACAGTAGAAGCGGGGCGTGCAACGAACATCGTCTGTGATCGTCTGGTCTCGCGGGCGGAAGTCCGCAGCCATTCAATTCAGAAGCTCGAAGCCCAGACCCAGGCGATGACCGCCGCGATCCAGAATGCGATAGCGAAATATGAACGTGTAATTGATGGTCAATCACGCAAAGCTAACTTAAAGGAAACGATAAAGCGTGAATTCACAGCAATGGACATTCCACACAATTCATTGCCTTACCGCGTAGTGTTTGAAGCTGGAACATTTGTCGGCTTGCAAATGAAACCGGCGGCAATTGGTGGCGGAACAAACGCAAATGTCTATAATGCAAAGGGACTCCCTGCAGTCGTAATAGGTTGCGGAATGCGACAGGAACACACGACTAATGAGCATCTTGCAATTAACGACCTCGAGTTGGCTGCCCGCCTCTGCTTAGCGATTCTATTCA
This sequence is a window from bacterium. Protein-coding genes within it:
- a CDS encoding M20/M25/M40 family metallo-hydrolase produces the protein MKLPNVNRDRMVDLFCKLVSIDSPSKQEAKVADFIEDYLSPLGLKMWRDDAGIKIGGNCGNLHVRVPARGSKAPAVLFSSHMDTVMPGLGIKPRIDGDFIRSDGTTVLGADDKAGVTAILEMLKCVHESDMPHGPIEVIFDVAEEIGLMGAFEVDLAQVQAKYAIVLDGEDMDQIIYKSPSANRMLYEIEGIAAHAGMCPERGISAIEVFAEAVSNMKLGRLDDETTANIGTVEAGRATNIVCDRLVSRAEVRSHSIQKLEAQTQAMTAAIQNAIAKYERVIDGQSRKANLKETIKREFTAMDIPHNSLPYRVVFEAGTFVGLQMKPAAIGGGTNANVYNAKGLPAVVIGCGMRQEHTTNEHLAINDLELAARLCLAILFKNHEASVA